CGCGCTGCAGTTTGTGCCCGGTGCCGATGCGGCGCTGGTTGTCGGCGCTGACCGCGGCATTTACGTCGCCTACCAGAGTGACGGGTTTGCAATCTGGTCCAAGCTGGGCGGTACCGGCTTGCCCAACGCGCCGGTTTTCGAGCTCGACTACAGCGCCCAGGACGGCGTGCTGGTTGCCGGGCTGCTGGGGCGGGGCGCGTGGATACTGGAGCAGGCTGGCGACGTGATCTTCGCCGACCGGTTCGATTGATGCCGCAGGGCATGCTGACAAGCGCGCGGCAGCGCGAGCAACTGGACAGACCCATGACTGACAAGACAGCAATTGCGACCGAGCCCCGAAACGCTGACGCACGCGAGTGCGGCAGCTGGCAACGCGGGTGGTTGGGTATGCCGACTGTGATGGCAATCATCACGGCCGGCACCCTACTGGCTGGCCCGACCGCCGCCGGCGAGCTGACAGGAGCCGGAGACGGTGTGTCGCTTGGCAGCGGCGTGTTGGTGGATCCGACCGGCACCATACTTTACGTGGCTGAACCCGAGGGCCTGACGGCCCGTCGGCTGCAGGATGGCGAGCGCGTCTGGCGCCATGAACCATCGGCCCGCCCGCTGGGCCTGCACGCGGGGTCACTGGTTGCCCTGGGGCAGTCCGCGACAGAGGCGGGCTTCGAGGTGCACTATCTGGCTCCGGCCACCGGTGCAGTGCAGGCATCGATCGAAGTGCCGTTGCCTGACGGGATCAATTTCCTGCTCCAGGATCGCCCTGACCAGCGGTTTCGGTTGCGCTACTACGCCGGCGACGAGGGGGAGATCCTCTCCTGGACCCATGCCAGACGGCCGCTGCGCGGCGCACCGGCGGTATCCGGTTTGAACCGCGGGCGCAAGATGCCGAGAATCAGTACGGAAGGGTCCAGTCCGACCGAATCCGAGACTGAAGCCGAAGCGGAAGCAGGCGCCTGGCAGCAGCGGGTGGGCGGGCTGGTCCAGCTCGACCGCAGCAGTGAACAGGCCTTGCCGCTGCCGTCGGCGTTTGTCGATCGCCTGCCGGTTGAATTGTCACCGGATCTGGCGCCGGACGAATGGCTTGGCGAGATCCAGGGCCGCCAGTTCCGGTCAGGTGACGGCCGTCATGTGCTGGCAACGCGCACGGTCGATGACCCGACCGAGTGGCTGCGCCACGAATGGATTCTTCTGGACCGTGATTCGGGATCGGCGCTGGGCAGCCTGCAGCGCTTTTATTCCTATGCCCCGTTCGTCGTGGTTGAGCGGCAGATTGCGCTGCTGGTTCCGGCACACGGCCAGCTTGACAAGTCCGGCCAGTGGGTCGAGTCCGGACCTGCCCTGGCCGTATGGCGCCTCGATGACGATGTCTTGTCCTGGCGCACCGAGCTGCTTGAAACGGCGTACCTGGGCGAGTTGCCGCCCTGATCGTTTGGCCGGGCGGGGCCCGGCTTGCTGTGGCTTAATTGCTGCAGTAGAGTGGTGGACTGATTCCGGTCCAATCAGAAGCCAAGGGGTCCCTTGACCGTTCGCACGCTGGCCCGTTTGTTCTCGCATGCCCGACCTGACCGTCGCCTGGGCGAAACAGCCGTACACCGGTTGCAGAGACGCGAGCATGCCCTGGTCGAGGAATTTGCGCGCAGGATGCCGCATATCCCGCTGGTACAGGACCGCACGGGGCAGGACGATTCGGCGTTGGGAACCGCGCGTTTTGGCGACCTTCTGGCACGCCCGCGGCGCTTGATTCCCACTGCCAGCCCCGGCGTGACCTACGTCGAGCTGACGTTTCGCTATATCACCGAGCAGGATGCCGTCTATGAGCTCAACCTCGGTCCGGCGCGCGTCTATGCACGCATCGAGGATCCGCTGTTTCTGGGCAGGCGTCGGTACAGCGTTGAACAGATTCGGGCCGACCGGGGCTTGCGCGAGGCGTATTTTCGGAAAGTCTTTGCCCTGATGGCGGCGCAAAGTGACTGCCAGCGCGAGCTCAGTGACTGGATGCGCGCCTTTCTCCTGCCAGAGACCGGCAGCAGCGATCATGACCTGCTGGCCACGCTGCAGAACTTCAACCACAATATCGTCACCGGGCAACGGCAGTCGCCGGCCAGCCGCAGACACTTCCAGTTGGCAATGCAGCAGCTCGACTTCGGCCGAGAGACGCCCGGCCGGGGTCCGGTCGCCCTTCGCCTGTCGGTGCGGCCGCACCGGCGACCAGATGGCGCCTATGCCCAGTCAGTCACCACTGTTCTGGCCGGCACCAATCGGGGTCCGGCGTTTCGCGACGATCAGGGCAAAGTGACGTTTAGTCTGCCCGGTGATGCGTTTGAAAGGCGCTTCAGGCGTTTTGTCGAGCAGGCCAGTGCTGACCGGCTGGAACGACTCCGCGGGCGTTCCTGGCGCACAAGCGCTGAAGAGCGGATCTGGGGTGGGCGCGGCGAGTGTGAAGCCTATTTCCACAACCACGACACCTTTGTCATGAAGGGGGTCAAGTGGACGCTCGAACGCAGCGACGACCAGGCACCCAAGGTGCTGGGGGCGCACCACAACGTGGCTGTCTTTCGCAGCGGCAAGCACCGGGTCGCGGTCAAGGCGGTGCCGTTCGAGTCCGTTGGCGACCTGGTCCGTCTGACTCAGGCTCATCAGTACGTTCACGGCGTCCAGGCGCCTGCCCTGCTGGCACAGGCGCAGGCCTATCCGCAGCTCGCCGGCGAGATTCTGCGCGCAGCAACCGGTTTGCTCAGTGCACCGCGCAACCCGCGTTTTGACGATACTGCGCAAGCCCGCAGGGCGCTTGACGAGGACTGGAGCGGACTGTTCAAGCGCAACCTGGGCCCACTGCTGCACCAGGTCACGGTCGACTACGATCACCGGCTGCTGCTGGCCGTCCTCGACTGGAGTGCCGAGGGCATGCTGTCGGATTTCCACGCTCGCAAGCGCCTGCTGGAGGATTGTTCGCTCAGTCATCGGCTGCGCATGGCCGCAAACCTGTTCCGCAACGGCCACCAGATGCTTGAGGACGACGTCACGCACACCGACCTGAAGGCCGAGAATATCCTCAATCTGCCCGGTGCGGCTTTCAGTGCCCAGCAAAAGGCGCGCAAACAAGGCTGGGGCCGCCTCAGCGACAGCGAGCTCGAACGGCTGATGGCCGGTGAACCGACGTTCGAAGGCGATTTTTCCGGGATCTACTTTGGGCGTGAGGGGGCTGTTGACAACCTGTCTCGGGGCGAAGGGCTGCCAACTTCGCTTCACTATTCGAGCTGGAAATTCGCCAGTCTCGGGCTCAGTGAGGGTATCCGGCCGACCGTGCTGCGCGTCCGGGGTGGAGCGCTGCCCGGTATCGATGCCCTGCTGCTGGAACAGGACATCGCCAATCGCGGCACGGCCGCCTGGGAAATCGTCTACGGTTCCCTGCTCGATTGCTTTCCGCCGACAGAGGAGGCGCGCCGCATGGAGGCGCGTCGCACGGCCCAGCAGCGCGCGGCCGTTCATCTTGCGCAGGTGATTCGCGCCAGGCGCGAGGGGCGAGAAGATGCGGAGCAGCTGACCCGGCTCGAGAAGGCAATGCGCGAATGTGACCGGCGACTGCTTGATGTGGTCAGTCTGCGCTCCGAGACGATCGACAACAAGTCCCGAATCACTCCCCTGTTTCAGCACGCGGCCGACAACCGGCACGGCTTGACCGTATGGCTTGACCCCCGCGTCATCGACATGCTTGATCACCTGGCCTGTGATTTCAGGCACCGCGACATGAGCCGGGAACATGTTGCCAAGCTGTATCGGACTGCCGAGGCCCTGCTGCGGGCCGAAGCGGGGCGACTTGAACGGGCTGACCAGCGCATTGCGGCCGGCCGGCGACAGAGAATGGTCTCCTACATGCGGAAGCATCGTCTTCACTTCAATCCCGATTGTGGACTGCTGGGCCTGGCTGATCTTCCCCGCCAGCTCGAGGCGTTTGCCGCGCTGGTCAATCGAATCCCCGATCCGCGCCGGGCCCTGAATGAATTCACCCGGAGCTGGCTGAGCGCGCGGCAGTGGGGCGGGACCGTGCTCGATGCGCTTGAACAGGTGCAGGCCGCGGCTGCGGAAATGCCCACCAGAGCGAACGACAAAGGCCGGGCTGAACTGTGTGAGTTGTTCCGGTCCGCGCTGCTCAAGGAGCACGAAAGCCGCATTCAGCTCGAGTCATGTCTGGGTGAGGAGACCATGCGGCCCCCACACCTGGGGCTGTTCGAGCGCCGCAAATGGCGGGTGTATCGTGATCATGACAAGCTGCGCTTCAGTCACTCCGCAGATCTCTGACCGCCGGTTCCGTCGGTCGGCAGCGCTTGCCTGCGCTGGCTGGTCGGCCGGCTTGCTCACCGGGTCGGTCGCCTAGACTCGTCATGCCGGAAGGGCCCGAGATGTTCCGCGTAGCCCGGCAGATCGTCGCTGCAGTGGGTGCGCAGCCTTTGACTGAGGTCTGGTTTGCCTTCGAGCACCTGCGCGCGGGTCAGCGTGAGCTGACCGGTCGACGGCTGATGGCGGCCACAACCCTGGGTAAGGCGCTGTTGCTGCATTTCGACAACGACCGGGTCGTTTATACCCACAGTCAGCTCTACGGGCGCTGGCTGTTTGCTGAAGCCGGTCGCCGGCCAGACACGAATCGTCAGCTGCGACTGGCGTTGACGACCCGGGCGCGTTCGGCGCTGCTCTACAGCGCCTCGGATATCGAATTGATCGACGCCGCTTCGCTGCGGGCGCATCCCTTCGTGGCCCGGGCCGGCCTCGATGTGCTGTCAAGCGGTGCCGATGTCGCCGCCATTGCACAATGGATGCGCCGCGACCGCTTTGCTGGTCGTCAGCTTGGCCACCTGCTGCTTGACCAGTCGTTTCTGGCTGGCGTGGGGAATTATCTGCGTTCCGAGATCCTGTTCGCCGCCGGTCTGCACTGGACTGATCGGCCACGCGATCTGGACGAAAGCGCCTTTGCTCGCCTGGCCGGGGCCGCGCATACATTGATGTGGCGATCGGTCGAGACTGGCGGAATGACCAACCGGCCGGAGCGCGCAAAGGCCCTCAGGAGCGCCGGCTGGGCCTGGCGCGACTACCGTCATTTCGTGTTCGATCGCGACGGTCAGGTCTGTCACGCATGTGACACCCCGATCCATCGGGTCGCGGTCGCGGGTCGCCGCCTCTATTACTGCCCGAGCTGCCAGGGCCGCGTGGCTTGACCGGAAGCCGATGGCACCGGACAATCGAGCCCATGAAGCTATATACCTATCCCCAGGCACCGAGCCCGCGGCGGGTGCACCTGTTTCTGGCCGAAAAAGGTGATGCGCTCTCTCGGCAGATCGAGCAGATCGTTGTTGACCTGCGTGCCGGCGCACACCTGTCAGACGAGTTCGGCCGCAAGAGCCCGTGCCATACGGTTCCGGTGCTCGAGCTTGACGATGGCCGTTGCCTGAGCGAGTGCGGCGCGATCTGTCGCTATCTCGAAGCCATTGAACCCGAGCCACCGCTGTTCGGCCGCTCTCCCGAGGCGCAGGGAATCATCGCCGATCGCGAGCACTGGGTCGAGATGAACGGCCTGCTGGCGGTCATGGAGGCCTTTCGCAACACGCTGCCCGGTATGGCCGATCACGCCTTGCCCGGGCGGCGTCCGGTGCCTCAGATCGCTGCACTGGCCGAGCGCGGCCGGCGGCGCTACGAGTGGTTCCTCGAAGACCTCGACGGCTTTCTGGCGGCGAGTGAATACATCGCCGGCGATGACTTCAGCCAGGCCGATCTGACCGCGCTGGTAACGATCGACTTCGCGGTTCGCGGCATCAAGCTCGCAATCCCCGGGTCACTGGACCACGTTCGCCGCTGGTATGAAGAAGTGGCCTCGCGTCCTTCGGTGAAGGCCGTTGGTCGATAGCGTGTTTCTGTAACCGCATGGTCAGTGGCGGCGCTGGCCATGGCTTCGATGCTGCCCGGGCGGGTCACGCAACACAGCACAGGTGACCAATGGGCTATTGAAGCGCGAACGCCCAGTTGCTATTAATCAGTCATGACGAACCATCGAGCAACGCCTCCCGGGCGATGGCCGGTGGTCTGCATGGCTCAATCGGGCGTTTTTGCGCTCATCAGGAGGTTGGAGATGGACACGTATCGGACACCGACAGGATTGTTGGGGCTCATGGCCGGGATTCTGGCGCTGAGCGGTTGTATGGCGGGAACGCCAGAACTGCAGGAAACGCGTGAGATGGAGCTGACCGTGTCGGCGGGTAGCGAGCTGATTATCGATGTCGGTGCGGGTTCGCTGTCCGTTGAGGGCGACAGCCAGACCGGGACGGTTCGGGTGATCGCCGAAATCTGGCAGGTCAGTGCCAATGACGACTACACGCTTGCACTGGAGCGGCATGGCGAAAACGGCGCCCGCCTGGAGGCGCATACCGGGTCAGGATTCGGAAGCGGCAACGATCGGATTGACCTGGTCGTTCATGCGCCTGAATCGCTGCGCGTCCGAATAGACGATGGCTCGGGCAGCATGGCGGTTCGTTCACTGACCGGAGACCTGGATATCCGCGATGGATCAGGAAGCATCCGTGTCGAATCGATTGGCGGCAACGTGACGATTGAAGACGGGTCGGGTTCGCTGCGTACCGACAACATCGCCGGCAACCTCAGCATCGATGATGGCTCGGGCAGCATCGGCATTCAAGGCACCGGCGGCGATGTGCACATCGACGATGGCTCCGGCAGCATCACGGTCCAGCGCACCGCTGGCACCGTTACTGTCAGCGACGGCAGCGGCAGTATCGAGGTGGACGGTGCCGAGGATTTCCGGCTGCTTGAGGACGGCAGCGGCAGCGTCAGCGTGACCGGCCTTCGGCGCGGAGATGGCGGCGACGGTTGATGGGGGCGCCGGTGCTGCGCGCAATGACATGCTCTGTTCGGGCCGGAATTGTCGGGCGTTCTGCATCCGGAAGACCGTCATGACCCAGCCCGGCAGATCATCTGCCCGGTTCAGATTGATCGGGCAGCTTGAGGGTAACCGGCGCGAACAGTAAATCGGCGGCGGAGCCGCCAGGCAGGGTTTGCTTTACGCGATGTTGGTGTTAGAATATAACATTACATCTATCACACCATCACTGATCGGGAGAGTGTGCAATGCGCAAGTGTGCGCTGTTTACCGCCATCACCCTCGCGCTGGCCAGTCATCAGGCGCTGGCCCAGGATCGCGATACCGAAGCGCGTGAGAACCCGCATGAACACGAACAGGAGCACGGCAGTGCCGGGCACACCGAACGTGCCGACCTGGAGACCATCACCGTCAGTGCATTGCCGTTCGAGCGCAGCAAGCTTGATTCGGCACAGCCGGTCGATGTGCTCGCTGGCGAGCGGCTTGACGACCGGCGCGGAACAACCATAGGCGAAACGCTGAGTCGTCAGCCTGGCGTGCATTCGACGTTCTACGGTCAGGGTGCCGGACGGCCGATCATCCGGGGTCTGGGTGGGCCGCGTGTGCAGGTGCTCGAAGACTCGATACCGGCCGTTGATGCGTCGGCCCAGTCCGACGATCACGCCGTCAGCGTCGAGCCCATGTTGATCGACCGCATCGAGATCCTGCGCGGTCCGGCAACGCTGCTGTATGGTTCGGGTGCGGTTGGCGGGGTGGTCAACGTGATTGACTACCGCATCCCCGAACGCGTGCCGACCGCGCCCCTGGAAGGGCGCTTCGAGTGGCGTGGCAGCAGTGTTGCCGACGAGCGCACTGGCGTATTGCGCCTGGACGGTGGCGGCGGCAGCTGGGCCTGGCATGTCGACGGCTCCTGGCGCGATTCCGGGGACTATCGCATTCCCGGCCCGGCCGAGCTGGATGAGCATGACGATGATCACGGTGAAGGCGATGAAGAAGGGGGCGGCTCGCGCCGGCTCGACAACAGCTTTGTCGAGTCGAATTCGGGCTCGGTGGGGCTGAGCTGGATTGGTGAGCGCGGCTTCATCGGCGCATCCTACAAGCGATTCGGGACCGAATACGGTATTCCCGCACCCCACGGTCATGGTGATGAGCACGAGCAGGCCCCTGTTGGGGGTATGCGGTTTTCAGGCAACCGGCTGCTGGCCGAAGAGGGCGCGGACGAGGAAGGCGAGGAAGACGTGTCCATCGACCTGGAGCAGGATCGCTTCGACATCAAGGGTGCTCTGGAGCGACCGTTGCCCGGTTTTTCCCGGGCGCTGCTGCGGATCAGCTACAACGACTATATCCACAGGGAAATCGAGCAGGCGCATGAGTCGGCCGAGGCGCATGAAATGGCCGGCTTTCTGCTCGACGAGGACGACGAACACGATCAAGACCATGACCACGAGGGGACCGTCTTCGAGGTCGATACCTTCAACCTTCGCCTGGAGATGCAGCACGAACCGATTGCCGGCTGGACCGGTGCCGTCGGGCTGCAGTACGACGACGAAGATCTGGGGGCCGAAGGCGAGGAGGCGTTCATTCCGTCGGGTAATACCGAGTCCTGGGCGCTGTTTACGCTGCAGGAACGCCAGGTCGGCGCCTTCACCTGGACGCTGGGTGCGCGCGTCGAGGATACCCGTGTTCGCGCTGAAACGGACAATGACCACGATCACGACGGTGATCACGATGACCCGCCCGAGTCCCGAAGTTTCACCAGCGTCTCGGCCAGCGCCGGTGCACTGTGGCGGATCAATGGCGCCTGGCAGGCGTCGCTGAACTACGCGCACGCCGAGCGTGCACCGTCACAGACCGAATTGTTTGCCGACGGCCCGCATCTGGCCACCTTTACGTTCGAGCAGGGCGACTCCACGCTCGATACCGAGACGACCAACGGGCTCGATGTGATTGTGCATCGGCACGGCGATTTCTTCGATTTCGAGATCAGCGCCTTTTACAATGATATCGACGATTTCATCTTTCTGGCCGAGACCGGTGAATTCGCCGATGGGCTGCCGGTACGCCAGGCCAATCAGGCCGACGCAGCGTTCTACGGCGTCGAAGCCGGCGCCGTTTGGCAGTGGCGGGATACTGCGTTCGGCGACTTTGACCTGAATCTGGGCTACGACTGGGTTCGCGGCCGTCTCGGCCGCGGTGAAAACCTGCCGCGCATCTCGCCGAGTCGCTTCTCGGCGGGCGTCGACTGGCACCTGGGCGCGGCGCGCGCCAGCCTGGACTATCAGCGCGTATCCCGCCAGAGCGACGTTGCCCCCGAGGAAGCCCCGACCGACGGCTACGACATGCTCGATATCAACCTGGGCTACCGCTTCGATCTCGGCGCTGCCGGGCTGGAGGCCTTCGCGGGTGTGGCTAACCTGTTCGACGAGGAGGCGCGCGTACACACCTCGTTCCTGAAGAATTTCGCGCCGCTGCCCGGTCGCAATTACCGCTTCGGGCTGCGCGGACGGTTCTGAGGCCAGGCCAAGCCGGCGTTGGCCAGGCGCTCCATCAGCGCCTGATCGAGCGCCGGCATCGACTCGAGCAGGTGGTCGCGAAAGGCCTCGGCGGCGGGCGTGACCGCCCGGCCCGCCTTCTGCAGCAGGTGCCAGTGGACCGGTGCCGGAAAATGCGGGACGCTGAGTAAGACCAGGCGGCCGCTGTCGAGCTCCTGCCCGACTGCATGCAGCGAGATGACGGCCAGGCCGTGACCGCCGCTGACTGCCTGCTTGATCGCCTCGTTGCTGCCCAGCTCCAGTTCCGGCCTCAGTTCGGCATCGAAGCGGCGCAGCCAGTCCGCTGTCCACATGCGCGTCCCGGAACCCTCCTCCCGTACCACAAAGCCGGCGCAGGCGACCTGCTTGAAATCCAGCTTGGGTGAGCGTGTCCACGGGTGATCTGGCGCGGCGATCATGACCAGCGGATTGATGCCCACCTGCTCGGATTGAATCAGCCGGCCGTCCGGCGGGCGGGTCATCAGATACCAGTCGTCCAGGCCCTCGTCGAGCCGTTCAATCAGCGCCGACCGCGGCAGGATACGCAGTGAGGCCTCGATGCCGGGGTGGCGCTGACGAAAGCTGCCAATCACGCGCGGCATGAAGTATTCAGCCGTCGATACGGCCGCAATACTGAGGCGGCCGCGCTCGATGCCCTGGCGCGCGGCCAGCTGTTGCTCGAGGCGCCGCAGCGGTTCGCGAACGGCGCGAGCGGCTGCCAGCATGTCCTGGCCCGCCTCCGTGAGGCGCAGCCGACGACCGACGACCTCGTGGAGCGGCATGCCGGCCGCTTCGGCCAGCTGCCTGATCTGAATTGACAGCGTGGGTGGGGTCAGGTGGAGCTGCTCGGCTGCCTTCGTGATCGAGCCGGCCTCGGCAACGGCGCGAAAAACGCGCAACTGATGCAGCGTCAGGTGCATCGGCAAAGAATAGATATAAATCTAATTAAAAGTCAAATAATATTAACTGTTATCAACGTAATTGGCCGGATAGACTTGCGCTGTCGTTGAAACCGGAGTGCCCCCATGTCCGCTGTGATTCACCAGAGCTCCCGTCTGACTGACGACCCTCAGCGCTTGAGCGCGCCGACGCCTGTAGTGCTGGCCGAGGGCGACGGTATCGGCCCGGAGATTACCGAGGCGACCTGCCGTGTCCTCGAGGCCGCCGGCGCGGCCGTGGAGCTGGTGCCCGTGAACATCGGCGAGGCCTGCTATCGGCAGGGCGTGAGCTCGGGCATTCCCGCCGAAGCCTGGGAGCTCATTCGCAGGCATCGCGTGCTGCTCAAGGGGCCGATCACCACCCCGCAGGGCGGTGGCTACAAGAGTCTCAACGTCACGCTGCGCAAGACCCTGGGCCTGTTTGCCAATGTTCGCCCCTGCCGGTCCCTGCATCCGGTGCTGCCGTCGCGTCATCCCGGCATGGATGTGCTGATCGTGCGCGAAAACGAGGAAGACACCTACGCCGGCATCGAGCATCGGCAGACCGCGGAAGTCACCCAGTGCCTGAAGCTGATCTCGCGCCCGGCCTGCGAGCGCATCGCCCACTACGCCTTCGAGCTGGCCCGGCTGCAGGGGCGCAGGAAAGTGACCTGCATGACCAAGGACAACATCATGAAGGTCACCGACGGTCTCTTTCACCGGGTCTTCGACGAAATCGCCGAGAACTATCCCGACATCGAGGCCGAGCACCTGATCATTGATATCGGAACGGCCCTGCTGGCCGACCGGCCGGAGCGCTTCGATGTGATCCTGGCTCCGAACCTTTACGGCGACATCCTCTCCGACGTAGCCGCCCAGATCACCGGTTCAGTGGGGCTGGGCGGTTCGGCCAACATCGGCGAGGGCTGCGCCATGTTCGAGGCCGTGCACGGTTCGGCACCCGACATCGCCGGCCAGGATCGGGCCAACCCGTCCGGCCTGCTGCTGGCCGCCTGCGAGATGCTGCGCTATCTCGGCGATGTCGACAGCGCGCAGCGCATTCACAACGCCTGGCTGGTGACGCTTGAAGACGGCGTGCACACGACTGATATCCATCGGCCCGGCTGGAGCCGAGCGCCGGTGGGGACGCGCGAGTTTGCCGCCCGCATTTGCGCCAACCTCGGGCGTCAGCCGCAGTTGCAAACCGCATTCGCCCCGGGCGAGCTGCCGCGCTTCAACCAGGCCTGGCAGCCGACCCGGCCACGGCCCGGGAAAACACTCGACGGGGTGGATGTCTTCCTCGACTACGACGAGGACGGGCGTGAGGCAGCGCGCCTGGCCGGGCGTCTGAATGCCGCCAGTGAAGGGCTGCCGCTGACACTCAGGCTGATCACCAATCGCGGCGTCAAGGTCTGGCCCGACGGTCTGCCCGAGACCCGCTGCACCGACCACTGGCGTTGCCGCTTCCGGGCGAGTGAGGGTCAGCATCCGGTCCACGGCGACATCCTCGACTTGCTCAGGCGCATCGATGCGGCCGGTCTCGACTTCATCAAGACCGAGCATCTTTATCAATTCGATGGCGTCCCCGGGTTTTCTCTGGCCCAGGGCGAGTGAATCCTGCCGGATACTGTAAACCATACACAAACAAGTAAGGTAAACTGTCGCGCTTTGACCCGACGGAGGTAAAAGCGTGAAAACTGCACTTTGCGTGTTCGCCGCAGGGCTGCTGGTGACCGTCGCTCCTGTTTGCACGGCGGCTGGTCAGCAGCCGGGGCTGAGCCAGGCAGCGCCCCTCGATCCGGTGCTGGTGACCGCCAGCCCGCTGGTGAACACGCTTGACGATGTCATGCAGTCCGTTTCGGTAATGACTCGTGAAGAGATCGAGACCGTGCCTGCGGCCACGCTCGGGGAGCTGCTGGCCCGGATCAGCGGCGTAGAGGTCCGTCGGCGCGGCGGACCGGGTGTTCAGGCCGACATCGGTATCCGCGGCACGGCCTATGAACAGACGCTGGTTCTGGTCGACGGCGTGCCGCTGGGCGATCCGCAGACCGGCCACCACAATTTCAACGTGCCGGTGCCGGTTGAGCACATCGAACGCATCGAGATCATCAAGGGCCCCGGAGGCATTGCCTACGGCGGCAGTGCGACCGGTGGGCTGATCAATATCGTCACACGGTCGCCGACCCGTCGCGAATCCGGGCTGGGTCTGCGCGCGGGTAGCCATCGTGCGCGCGAGGGCGAGGTCTTCGGCGCCGTCAGGGCGGGCACAACCGGTCACCTGTTCTCGGCGGCGCATTTCCGCACTGACGGGCACGAACCCGAGCGCCGGGCCGACGCCGAGTTGATGCAGGCAGCGTATACCGGCCAGGCCGAGCTCGGTCATGCCCGACTGCGCTGGGGACTGGCGGCGGATGAAAAGCACTTTGGCGCCTGGAAGTTCTATACCGCTGATTTTCCGGACCAGCGCGAGCGCACAGACACGCGTCTGGGCTGGCTGGGCGGCGAGGCTGCAGCGCAGTCCTGGATGGTGTCCTCGCGCATCTGGTG
This DNA window, taken from Pseudomonadota bacterium, encodes the following:
- a CDS encoding NADP-dependent isocitrate dehydrogenase, with amino-acid sequence MSAVIHQSSRLTDDPQRLSAPTPVVLAEGDGIGPEITEATCRVLEAAGAAVELVPVNIGEACYRQGVSSGIPAEAWELIRRHRVLLKGPITTPQGGGYKSLNVTLRKTLGLFANVRPCRSLHPVLPSRHPGMDVLIVRENEEDTYAGIEHRQTAEVTQCLKLISRPACERIAHYAFELARLQGRRKVTCMTKDNIMKVTDGLFHRVFDEIAENYPDIEAEHLIIDIGTALLADRPERFDVILAPNLYGDILSDVAAQITGSVGLGGSANIGEGCAMFEAVHGSAPDIAGQDRANPSGLLLAACEMLRYLGDVDSAQRIHNAWLVTLEDGVHTTDIHRPGWSRAPVGTREFAARICANLGRQPQLQTAFAPGELPRFNQAWQPTRPRPGKTLDGVDVFLDYDEDGREAARLAGRLNAASEGLPLTLRLITNRGVKVWPDGLPETRCTDHWRCRFRASEGQHPVHGDILDLLRRIDAAGLDFIKTEHLYQFDGVPGFSLAQGE
- a CDS encoding LysR family transcriptional regulator — encoded protein: MHLTLHQLRVFRAVAEAGSITKAAEQLHLTPPTLSIQIRQLAEAAGMPLHEVVGRRLRLTEAGQDMLAAARAVREPLRRLEQQLAARQGIERGRLSIAAVSTAEYFMPRVIGSFRQRHPGIEASLRILPRSALIERLDEGLDDWYLMTRPPDGRLIQSEQVGINPLVMIAAPDHPWTRSPKLDFKQVACAGFVVREEGSGTRMWTADWLRRFDAELRPELELGSNEAIKQAVSGGHGLAVISLHAVGQELDSGRLVLLSVPHFPAPVHWHLLQKAGRAVTPAAEAFRDHLLESMPALDQALMERLANAGLAWPQNRPRSPKR
- a CDS encoding glutathione S-transferase; this translates as MKLYTYPQAPSPRRVHLFLAEKGDALSRQIEQIVVDLRAGAHLSDEFGRKSPCHTVPVLELDDGRCLSECGAICRYLEAIEPEPPLFGRSPEAQGIIADREHWVEMNGLLAVMEAFRNTLPGMADHALPGRRPVPQIAALAERGRRRYEWFLEDLDGFLAASEYIAGDDFSQADLTALVTIDFAVRGIKLAIPGSLDHVRRWYEEVASRPSVKAVGR
- the nei gene encoding endonuclease VIII encodes the protein MPEGPEMFRVARQIVAAVGAQPLTEVWFAFEHLRAGQRELTGRRLMAATTLGKALLLHFDNDRVVYTHSQLYGRWLFAEAGRRPDTNRQLRLALTTRARSALLYSASDIELIDAASLRAHPFVARAGLDVLSSGADVAAIAQWMRRDRFAGRQLGHLLLDQSFLAGVGNYLRSEILFAAGLHWTDRPRDLDESAFARLAGAAHTLMWRSVETGGMTNRPERAKALRSAGWAWRDYRHFVFDRDGQVCHACDTPIHRVAVAGRRLYYCPSCQGRVA
- a CDS encoding TonB-dependent receptor, whose translation is MRKCALFTAITLALASHQALAQDRDTEARENPHEHEQEHGSAGHTERADLETITVSALPFERSKLDSAQPVDVLAGERLDDRRGTTIGETLSRQPGVHSTFYGQGAGRPIIRGLGGPRVQVLEDSIPAVDASAQSDDHAVSVEPMLIDRIEILRGPATLLYGSGAVGGVVNVIDYRIPERVPTAPLEGRFEWRGSSVADERTGVLRLDGGGGSWAWHVDGSWRDSGDYRIPGPAELDEHDDDHGEGDEEGGGSRRLDNSFVESNSGSVGLSWIGERGFIGASYKRFGTEYGIPAPHGHGDEHEQAPVGGMRFSGNRLLAEEGADEEGEEDVSIDLEQDRFDIKGALERPLPGFSRALLRISYNDYIHREIEQAHESAEAHEMAGFLLDEDDEHDQDHDHEGTVFEVDTFNLRLEMQHEPIAGWTGAVGLQYDDEDLGAEGEEAFIPSGNTESWALFTLQERQVGAFTWTLGARVEDTRVRAETDNDHDHDGDHDDPPESRSFTSVSASAGALWRINGAWQASLNYAHAERAPSQTELFADGPHLATFTFEQGDSTLDTETTNGLDVIVHRHGDFFDFEISAFYNDIDDFIFLAETGEFADGLPVRQANQADAAFYGVEAGAVWQWRDTAFGDFDLNLGYDWVRGRLGRGENLPRISPSRFSAGVDWHLGAARASLDYQRVSRQSDVAPEEAPTDGYDMLDINLGYRFDLGAAGLEAFAGVANLFDEEARVHTSFLKNFAPLPGRNYRFGLRGRF